In the uncultured Erythrobacter sp. genome, CCAAGGCCTGCGACTTCGATCCGCGCACCCGCCTTCAACGGCAGCACGCCCGCGTTCTTGAGCAGCACCTGCGATTTCGCCACCGCCTCACGCGCGATCGCGCGGTGCTCGGGCGAGCCGAGCTTGTCCCACTTGCCGCCCAGTGCGCGGGCCGAGGGCTTCACCTCGCCAGCGAAAATGCCGAGTTGCTGCTTCAACCGCAGCACGCGCAGCACTGCTTCATCCAGCCGCGCCATCGGGATCGTGCCGTTCTTGACCTGCTTCAGCAGCGAGGCGTGGAGCGCCTTCCAGTCCTCGGGCACCATATAGACATCAAGGCCCGCCAGCAGCGATGCCGCGCAATTGGAATTGGTGCAGCCCTCGACCTGCCCGTGACCGTTCCAGTCGCCCACAACCAACCCGCCAAAGCCGAGCTTGCCGCGCAGCTCGCCGGTCAGCAGCGGTTCGTTACCGTGCATCTTGGTGCCGTTGATCGAATTGAAGCTCGCCATGACACTGGCGACCCCGGCGGTGATCGCGGCCGGGTAAGGCGCGGCGTGGATCGCCATCAGCGCCTTGAGATCGCCGTTGACGTCGCCCTGGTCGACGCCCTGCGCGGTGCCGCCATCGCCAAAGAAGTGCTTGGCGGTCGCTGCGACCTTGCCTTCGCCGAGGAAGCCCGGTTCGCCCGGACGGCCTTGCAGCCCTTCGACCATCGCCGCGCCCAATTTGCTCACCAGCGCGGGATTTTCCGAATAGCTTTCGTAAGTCCGGCCCCAGCGATCATCACGCGCCACGGCAATCGTCGGCGCGAAGGTCCAGTCAATCCCGGTCACTTCGATCTCGACCGCGGTGGCCGCGCCAATGCGGCGGATCAGGTCGGCATCTCCAGTCGCCCCGAGGGCGATATTGTGCGGGAAGACGGTCGCACCGATCACATTGGCGTGGCCATGCACAGCGTCGGTCGCCCAGACCGCCGGGATCGCCGGTTCGCCCTTGGGGAGCGGGGCGGTGGAAGCTGCCCAGTATTCGTCAGCCAGCTTCAGCCAGTCGGCGGCTGGGGCCTTGTCATCGCCATAGGGGCCGGAATTGCCGCCATTGAGGATCGTGCCAAAGCGGTATTTGCGCACATCGGCCGGGGTGATCGAGCCGATGTCCGGCATCACCAGTTGCGCGACCTTGTGCTTGAGGCTCATGCGCGCGAGCAGACCCTCGGGCGTGTTCGCGTCCGCCGCATTGGGCACCGTCTCGCTCGCCGAGCGCACATCCGGCGCTGTGCTGCAACCGGCCAGAAGCGCCGCCAGCGCTGCCCCGCAGGCCAGCTGACCAAACCCGTTTCGTGCCATGCACTCAGTCCCTCCCAAGACCGCGATTTTCTTTGTGAACGTTATCAATCTATGCCGCCGCCCATCCGCTTTGGCAAGCATCAAGCGCAGAGTTCACTTCCGGCGGATAAAGCCCACCAACAGCACCGCGCTCGCCAGCGACAGGGCGGCGAACAGCACGAACAGCGCGCCATAACCGAAGCGCGGCACCAGCAACACGGTGAACCACGGCATCACCATTCCCGGCACGGTGTTGGTGAGGTTGAACACGCCCAGATCACGCGCCCGGTGCTGCGGCGCAGGCAGGACGCGCAGGGTCTGGCTAGCATGGAGCGCGAGGAAAATCGCCGCAGCGATGGCAAACAGGACATAGCCAGCAATCGCCAGCACCAGCGTGTCCGCCGCCGCCATCACCAGCATCCCGCAGGCACATAGTACCGCGGTCGCCACCAGCGGCTGGATCGGGCGGCCGTGGCGGTCGGACCAGCGCCCCAGCAGCAGCGAAATTGGCACCGCGCAGACCAGCACGGCGCTGAAGATATTGGCCGCGCCGTTCTCCGGATAATCGGGCGCAAGCGAGCGCAGCCAGTAAAGCAGGAAGGCGAACATCCCGCCTTCGGCCACCTGCACCAGCAATCGCGCGGCCCACATCCGTGCGACCACCCGTTGGCGAAACGGTCGGGGTTCGCGGGTGCGCAATGCGGGCGCCATCAGCGCTGGCCGCTCTCGCCCCTTGCCCAGCGCCACTGCGGGCAGCACCAGCGCGCTTACGAGCACCGCGACCAGCATTAGCCGCACTTCGGGTGCAACCAGACCCGCGTAAGTCACCAGCGATCCCGCCAGCGCGCCCAAGGCAGGCGAGAGCGCCAGCGCGCCGCCCAGCACGCCCTTCTGTTCGTCCGGGAAACAGTCCCCTGCCCAGGCCATCAGCGGCGCGAGCATCAGGTTAAGCGCGACCTGCCAGACCATCACCAGCACCACGATCTCCGCAACGCTCTCCGCCTTACCTACCGCCAGCAGCAGCAGGTTGGAGGCGATCAGCCCGGCGATGATCCACGGACGCCGGGTGCGCGAGCGATCACTCAGCATCCCGACCGCGATATTGGCGATGCTCGCCATCAGCGCGCCGAGGAAGGTGACCTGCGCCAGTGCGGCGACATCCTCGCCCCCTTGCAGATCGGCGATCTGTTGCGGCAACAGCACGGTCAGCAGCGGGACATAGGCGACCGCGCCGCCAGCCGCTGCCAGCGCAAACAGCACGAGGAACCAGCGGGGCTGGCGGTGGGGCAGCGGGTCGGCGGGGGCGGCGTTCAAGCCCGGCCCGGTGCGTGGGCGTGAGCCTGAGCAGGAGCTTCGACAGGGGGCGGTGCGGTGGAAGAACGCTCAACCAGCCCGGCGGGGACTTCAATCACCGCGTCATCATCGCCGTCCGGCCCGCGCGCGATCAGCTGTTCAACCGCGCGGCTGACCGTCTCGGCAATCGGCTGATCCACCGCGGTGAGCGGCGGCTGCGAGAAGCGCACGATCGGCGTGTTGTCGAAGGAGATGAGTGACAGGTCTTGCGGCACGGCCAGTCCCCGATCACGCGCAACCTCCAGCGCGGCGAGGGTCATCTGGTCGCTTGATCCAATGATCGCGGTCAGATCGGCATGGCGATCCAGCAAGGCGCGGGCTGCGCGGGTGCCGGAGGCGTAGCCGAAGTCGCCCACTTCCAACAGCCCATCATGTGGCAGGCCCGCCTCGTCCAGCGCGCGCTTCCAGCCATCGATCCGCCAGCCGCTCAGGCTGTATTGCGGCGGCCCGGCGATCATCGCGATGCGGCGATGGCCAAGCTCAATCAGCCGCGATGTGGCGAGATGCGCTGCGCTCTCATCACCCATCGTCAGCGGGATGCCCGGCCCCGGCGCGTTGGAACCGATGCGGGCAAAAGGAATGTTCCGCTCCGCCAGCAGCTGCGTGATGAGGCGGTTTTCCGAGTGCGGCGGGGTGAGGATCACGCCGTCGGGCTGCAAGGCGGATAGCGCCGCGCCCAGCTCGCGCTCGACATGATCGGAGTGGGTATCGACCAGC is a window encoding:
- a CDS encoding glycoside hydrolase family 3 protein, which gives rise to MARNGFGQLACGAALAALLAGCSTAPDVRSASETVPNAADANTPEGLLARMSLKHKVAQLVMPDIGSITPADVRKYRFGTILNGGNSGPYGDDKAPAADWLKLADEYWAASTAPLPKGEPAIPAVWATDAVHGHANVIGATVFPHNIALGATGDADLIRRIGAATAVEIEVTGIDWTFAPTIAVARDDRWGRTYESYSENPALVSKLGAAMVEGLQGRPGEPGFLGEGKVAATAKHFFGDGGTAQGVDQGDVNGDLKALMAIHAAPYPAAITAGVASVMASFNSINGTKMHGNEPLLTGELRGKLGFGGLVVGDWNGHGQVEGCTNSNCAASLLAGLDVYMVPEDWKALHASLLKQVKNGTIPMARLDEAVLRVLRLKQQLGIFAGEVKPSARALGGKWDKLGSPEHRAIAREAVAKSQVLLKNAGVLPLKAGARIEVAGLGADNVPQQAGGWSVTWQGGGDLTAADFPGATSIYAGIAAAAKAGGGEAVLAPQGSAASKPDVAIVVFGEEPYAEFVGDRKDLAFRDEEGLTLLKSYRARGIPTVAVFLSGRPLWVNRELNAADAFVAAWLPGSEGAGVADVLFGARPATGRLSFSWPAHCDGTPVNSPEGALFPLGYGLDLDASVPLAPLDETCAALTADTGAVWFANGKLGMQVQAVADNALLPDLRGAGNGITATGVDRKAQEDARKIAFAPGAKLSLTGPDSAAAWRITYQVTARPGSAVTVTAGGKVLDITQGMSVAEGKGWREMVLSAKCLGTAGGKLTFASKGAFTVQISEIARDEGAAEAECSF
- a CDS encoding MFS transporter; translation: MNAAPADPLPHRQPRWFLVLFALAAAGGAVAYVPLLTVLLPQQIADLQGGEDVAALAQVTFLGALMASIANIAVGMLSDRSRTRRPWIIAGLIASNLLLLAVGKAESVAEIVVLVMVWQVALNLMLAPLMAWAGDCFPDEQKGVLGGALALSPALGALAGSLVTYAGLVAPEVRLMLVAVLVSALVLPAVALGKGRERPALMAPALRTREPRPFRQRVVARMWAARLLVQVAEGGMFAFLLYWLRSLAPDYPENGAANIFSAVLVCAVPISLLLGRWSDRHGRPIQPLVATAVLCACGMLVMAAADTLVLAIAGYVLFAIAAAIFLALHASQTLRVLPAPQHRARDLGVFNLTNTVPGMVMPWFTVLLVPRFGYGALFVLFAALSLASAVLLVGFIRRK
- a CDS encoding LacI family DNA-binding transcriptional regulator, whose product is MARVRKTVTIRDVAEDAGVSLQTVSRVVNGGPNVRPQLRDKVRASIDRLGYVPSLAAQRMSGSRSYIILAINDRERTLADWRARLGTDWVDQMLLGGILTCSQHGYRMMVELVDTHSDHVERELGAALSALQPDGVILTPPHSENRLITQLLAERNIPFARIGSNAPGPGIPLTMGDESAAHLATSRLIELGHRRIAMIAGPPQYSLSGWRIDGWKRALDEAGLPHDGLLEVGDFGYASGTRAARALLDRHADLTAIIGSSDQMTLAALEVARDRGLAVPQDLSLISFDNTPIVRFSQPPLTAVDQPIAETVSRAVEQLIARGPDGDDDAVIEVPAGLVERSSTAPPPVEAPAQAHAHAPGRA